Proteins co-encoded in one Halodesulfovibrio sp. MK-HDV genomic window:
- a CDS encoding ABC transporter permease, whose translation MQQHTGFQTNPIAALGRSTIDFISSLGEIFLFFLEGVRLIFSSPKQLTKIVRQTYFIGSKSLFVISLIGIFTGMVLGLQGYYTLVKFGSEGLLGAAVSLTLIRELGPVLTAIMITGRAGSSMAAEIGVMRISDQIDALDVMDINPMAYLVSPRIAASIICFPLLTALFDVIGILGGYLTGVTMLGINSGVYFYRIDTSVVMSDINEGFLKSLVFGIIVATISCYQGYNTHKRKDSVGPESVSNSTTAAVVLSCVLILVSDYVITSFLL comes from the coding sequence GTGCAACAACATACAGGCTTCCAGACTAACCCGATAGCAGCGCTTGGTCGTTCAACTATCGATTTCATATCTAGTCTGGGGGAAATTTTTCTTTTTTTCCTAGAAGGTGTTCGCCTCATCTTCTCCTCACCGAAGCAGCTGACGAAGATTGTTCGTCAGACATATTTTATCGGGTCAAAATCTCTTTTTGTCATTTCTCTTATCGGAATCTTTACCGGTATGGTGTTAGGACTTCAGGGATATTATACACTCGTCAAGTTTGGCTCTGAGGGTTTACTCGGAGCAGCCGTATCTCTCACACTTATCCGTGAACTTGGACCTGTTCTCACTGCAATTATGATTACCGGACGTGCCGGATCATCAATGGCAGCAGAAATCGGGGTTATGCGCATATCCGACCAGATAGACGCACTGGATGTTATGGACATCAACCCGATGGCGTATCTTGTTTCACCACGGATAGCAGCTAGCATTATATGCTTCCCGCTGCTAACGGCACTCTTCGACGTAATTGGAATTTTAGGTGGTTATTTGACTGGCGTCACAATGCTTGGCATTAACTCTGGTGTATACTTCTACAGAATTGACACCAGTGTTGTTATGTCCGATATCAACGAAGGCTTTTTGAAATCGCTAGTCTTCGGGATCATTGTCGCTACAATCAGCTGCTACCAAGGGTATAACACCCATAAACGAAAAGACAGCGTCGGCCCTGAGAGTGTTTCCAACTCTACAACCGCTGCTGTTGTACTCTCCTGTGTATTAATTTTGGTAAGTGACTACGTAATCACTTCCTTCTTATTATAA
- a CDS encoding ABC transporter ATP-binding protein produces the protein MSTTTWDIEIQDLWGGYNDTKILKGINGALPAGKISIILGGSGCGKSTLLRHILGLNRPMDGSIHIGGHDFFSLDKKQFRKIRRRMGVLFQDGALLGSLTLGQNVGLPLAEHTKLSQKTIRTIVLHKLGLVGLADFIDYYPNELSGGMRKRAGLARAIVMDPQILLCDEPTSGLDPINAAEMDQLLLSMKEHFPSMSIVVVSHDLESLYKIADNVLVINEGQAAFCGNLNELQNSEDPYLKQLLGRKPNSISQPTISLGADIQAELSKWLEK, from the coding sequence ATGTCAACGACTACTTGGGACATTGAAATTCAAGATCTTTGGGGTGGGTATAATGATACCAAAATCCTCAAGGGTATTAATGGTGCGCTACCGGCAGGAAAAATATCCATCATTCTTGGTGGGTCCGGCTGTGGCAAATCCACCCTGCTTCGACATATTCTCGGACTGAACCGCCCTATGGACGGTAGCATCCACATTGGTGGACATGACTTTTTTTCTTTAGATAAAAAACAGTTCAGAAAAATTCGTCGTCGTATGGGAGTACTTTTTCAGGATGGCGCACTGCTAGGCTCCCTTACACTCGGTCAGAATGTTGGGCTGCCACTGGCAGAGCATACAAAACTTTCGCAAAAAACTATTCGTACTATCGTGCTGCACAAGCTCGGTTTAGTTGGACTTGCGGATTTTATAGACTACTACCCGAACGAACTTTCTGGCGGAATGCGCAAACGTGCTGGACTTGCACGGGCAATTGTTATGGACCCTCAAATTTTGCTGTGCGACGAGCCGACATCCGGTCTTGATCCGATTAACGCAGCAGAAATGGATCAACTATTACTGAGCATGAAAGAACATTTTCCTTCCATGTCGATTGTAGTAGTTAGCCACGATTTGGAAAGTCTATACAAAATTGCTGACAACGTTCTTGTTATAAATGAGGGACAAGCTGCCTTCTGTGGTAATCTTAATGAATTACAAAACAGTGAAGACCCTTATTTGAAACAACTCCTCGGAAGAAAGCCAAACAGCATAAGCCAGCCAACAATCAGCCTTGGCGCTGACATTCAGGCAGAGCTATCTAAATGGCTAGAAAAGTAG
- the mlaD gene encoding outer membrane lipid asymmetry maintenance protein MlaD, producing the protein MKSYSKETAVGIFVLICLLCVGYLTIKLGKMQLGSSNTYTVVAKFESAAGLRAGAGVEIAGVPVGKVSAVSLDQEEYLAEVYLAIQNDIQLGDDIIASIKTSGLIGDKYIKLTPGGSTEMLEDGSEITDTESAVDIEELISKYVFGGV; encoded by the coding sequence ATGAAATCATACTCAAAAGAAACCGCTGTAGGCATTTTTGTTTTAATCTGTCTACTTTGCGTAGGATATTTGACCATCAAGCTGGGAAAAATGCAGCTTGGTTCTTCAAATACATATACGGTAGTTGCCAAATTTGAATCAGCAGCAGGATTACGCGCCGGTGCCGGGGTGGAAATAGCTGGTGTACCTGTAGGTAAAGTTTCTGCTGTGTCACTAGACCAGGAAGAGTACCTTGCAGAAGTGTATCTTGCGATTCAAAACGACATACAACTTGGCGACGATATTATCGCCTCAATCAAGACAAGCGGGCTTATTGGTGACAAATACATCAAGCTTACGCCTGGCGGGTCTACTGAAATGTTAGAAGACGGCAGTGAAATCACTGATACTGAATCAGCTGTCGATATCGAAGAACTCATCAGTAAGTACGTTTTTGGCGGAGTATAA
- a CDS encoding phospholipid-binding protein MlaC, with amino-acid sequence MPKTYKKLLSSIICTCIMTLFIAGTAFADAKHDAEETLRQAVNEISHKLNNANLHNITEDSAIVSELEGMILNIFSMNQFSMRTVGRKWTKFTPTQKTQFKDAFIQLLKATYFKHVSEYEGQNLDILGARTNKAGTKVEVRTTVKFKNESVPVNYRMLVENGKWMVYDVLVEGVSLVKNYRTQFKELLRKGTPDELITKLKDKAERVRQQQAAADKK; translated from the coding sequence ATGCCTAAAACCTACAAAAAGCTTTTATCGTCTATAATCTGCACTTGCATAATGACCCTGTTTATCGCTGGCACAGCTTTCGCTGATGCTAAACATGATGCAGAAGAAACATTACGCCAAGCAGTTAATGAAATTTCGCATAAACTTAACAATGCGAACCTGCACAACATTACTGAAGACAGTGCTATTGTCTCTGAACTTGAAGGGATGATACTCAATATTTTCAGCATGAATCAATTTTCCATGCGCACTGTCGGCAGAAAATGGACAAAATTCACACCGACACAGAAGACACAATTTAAAGATGCTTTTATTCAGCTCCTCAAAGCGACGTATTTCAAGCACGTAAGCGAATACGAAGGACAGAACCTCGACATTCTTGGCGCACGCACAAACAAAGCAGGCACCAAAGTCGAAGTACGCACCACTGTAAAATTCAAGAACGAATCCGTTCCCGTCAACTATCGTATGTTAGTCGAAAATGGAAAATGGATGGTCTACGATGTTCTTGTAGAAGGCGTAAGCCTTGTCAAAAACTATCGTACTCAGTTCAAAGAACTCTTACGTAAAGGCACACCTGACGAGCTCATTACAAAGCTCAAGGATAAAGCCGAGCGAGTACGTCAGCAGCAAGCAGCAGCCGACAAAAAGTAA
- a CDS encoding VacJ family lipoprotein, whose translation MRHYFWLILALLILNAQPAYADGAIPLAMSKDTSAAAPATPLLYSSSTLVADNEDPFTDEPDFFDESADYFDDSEYELENTAATANDPLEGWNRMWFNINDWLYIDVGKPAHAAYRVVVPEFAREGFNNAVVNWFGMPRRFLNAILQAKFALAGIEFSRFVVNTAFGFGGLIDIAKDLKPVIPHTGEKEDLGQTFGTWGIPAGPYLVLPFFGASNFRDTAGLIGEGFLPPSLNPVYLNYALFAAAQFNMLDKRISVYENIVGTAIEPYIALRTAYGQLRQAQIEN comes from the coding sequence ATGCGACACTATTTTTGGCTCATTCTTGCTCTCCTCATTCTCAATGCACAGCCAGCATATGCAGATGGTGCTATACCTTTAGCAATGTCTAAAGACACTTCTGCAGCCGCACCAGCTACTCCACTGCTCTATTCGTCTTCAACCTTAGTTGCTGATAATGAAGATCCTTTTACTGATGAGCCAGATTTCTTTGATGAGTCAGCAGACTACTTCGACGATTCTGAGTACGAATTAGAAAATACTGCCGCGACAGCAAATGACCCTCTCGAGGGTTGGAATCGGATGTGGTTTAATATCAATGACTGGTTATACATTGATGTTGGTAAACCTGCCCATGCTGCATACCGTGTTGTTGTTCCTGAATTTGCCCGTGAAGGTTTTAACAACGCTGTTGTTAACTGGTTCGGTATGCCTCGCAGATTTCTCAACGCTATTTTGCAAGCTAAATTTGCTCTGGCCGGTATCGAATTTTCACGTTTTGTAGTGAACACAGCATTTGGTTTTGGTGGCCTGATTGATATTGCAAAAGATTTAAAACCAGTGATCCCGCATACTGGTGAAAAAGAAGATTTGGGACAAACATTTGGCACTTGGGGTATCCCGGCTGGGCCATATCTTGTTCTGCCGTTCTTCGGAGCATCCAACTTCCGAGACACCGCAGGGTTGATTGGTGAAGGATTTCTTCCACCTTCATTAAATCCAGTTTACTTGAACTATGCCTTGTTCGCAGCAGCACAGTTTAACATGCTGGATAAGCGCATTTCTGTGTACGAAAACATTGTAGGCACAGCTATTGAGCCTTACATTGCCTTGCGAACTGCATATGGTCAGCTTCGACAGGCGCAGATAGAGAACTAG
- a CDS encoding cupin — translation MRKYSILKNEVFNPEKVHERLVHESAGAKIKSLHIKAGSELPVQAYEAEGETMLVVLSGEGLLLGKHGVLDSLVKGDIVLMDLRIPHGLRAEKDMCVLASFTPAKEAVT, via the coding sequence ATGCGCAAATATAGTATTTTAAAAAATGAAGTATTCAATCCAGAAAAAGTTCATGAGCGGCTGGTACACGAATCCGCTGGTGCAAAGATTAAAAGCCTGCATATAAAAGCAGGAAGTGAATTGCCTGTTCAAGCCTATGAGGCTGAGGGCGAAACCATGCTGGTTGTACTGAGCGGTGAAGGTTTATTGCTAGGAAAACATGGCGTATTAGATTCGCTAGTCAAAGGCGACATAGTCTTAATGGATTTACGTATCCCTCATGGGCTGCGAGCTGAAAAGGATATGTGTGTTTTGGCAAGCTTTACACCAGCTAAAGAAGCAGTAACGTAA
- a CDS encoding cupin domain-containing protein has translation MRKNRIPESRSFNPDRMHVQLVHESEHVKVMNFNLKAGQEMPVHSHNLDGELVMVVLSGEGELLGKDGVLDSITAGDVLICEIKVPHGVRASKDMSLVVTIAPPI, from the coding sequence ATGCGTAAAAATAGAATCCCTGAAAGTCGTAGCTTTAACCCAGATAGAATGCATGTGCAGCTGGTGCATGAATCCGAACACGTAAAAGTAATGAACTTTAACTTGAAAGCTGGACAGGAAATGCCTGTGCATTCCCATAATTTAGACGGCGAGCTTGTTATGGTTGTTCTTAGCGGTGAAGGTGAGCTTTTAGGCAAAGATGGCGTACTGGATAGTATTACAGCCGGTGATGTTCTTATTTGCGAAATTAAAGTTCCGCATGGTGTACGAGCCTCAAAAGATATGAGCCTTGTTGTAACCATTGCACCTCCAATCTAA
- a CDS encoding LysO family transporter, with protein sequence MLITVLCILVGIPLGFLFRNNKLVVDNVTRLTMWSIYTLLFMLGVTTGSNETIVTQLSTIGVQAACISVFCVLGSASAVFLLDKFILKGQFDER encoded by the coding sequence GTGCTTATCACCGTTCTTTGCATACTTGTCGGCATCCCGTTGGGGTTCCTTTTCCGTAACAACAAACTTGTTGTTGATAATGTCACCCGCCTCACCATGTGGTCTATCTACACGTTGCTCTTTATGCTTGGTGTGACCACTGGATCAAATGAAACCATCGTCACTCAATTAAGCACCATCGGCGTGCAAGCTGCGTGCATTAGCGTCTTCTGCGTACTCGGTAGCGCAAGTGCTGTCTTCTTACTCGATAAATTTATTTTGAAAGGACAGTTCGATGAAAGGTAG
- a CDS encoding lysine exporter LysO family protein, which translates to MKGSLIILSFFIAGCFVGHMESVPAWLLNDSLSTYTLYALLFLVGMSIGFDSRCWQILRQMHLKVLLVPVAIIIGTAVGSVAAWCLIADMPMRDVLAVGAGFGYYSLSTVIITNLGDPILGSVALLANIIREIITLLCTPILVRFFGKLAPIASGGATAMDTTLPIIVKFTSERYGIISVFSGMVLTVLVPFIVTLIMT; encoded by the coding sequence ATGAAAGGTAGCCTTATTATCCTGTCCTTTTTTATTGCCGGTTGCTTTGTGGGACACATGGAATCTGTACCTGCATGGCTGCTTAACGACTCCCTTTCAACATACACTCTTTATGCCCTGCTCTTTTTAGTAGGTATGTCGATCGGATTCGATTCGCGCTGCTGGCAAATTTTACGTCAGATGCACCTTAAAGTTCTGCTCGTGCCTGTTGCAATCATCATCGGAACAGCAGTAGGCTCTGTTGCCGCATGGTGTCTTATTGCAGATATGCCGATGCGCGACGTACTCGCCGTAGGTGCCGGCTTTGGTTACTATTCACTTTCTACTGTTATTATCACAAATCTGGGCGACCCTATTCTAGGTTCCGTTGCACTACTTGCAAACATTATACGCGAAATCATCACACTTTTATGCACGCCTATTCTTGTTCGCTTTTTTGGTAAACTTGCTCCTATTGCATCCGGTGGCGCAACAGCTATGGATACCACCCTTCCAATAATCGTAAAATTTACAAGCGAACGCTATGGCATCATATCAGTCTTTAGCGGCATGGTTTTAACAGTACTTGTTCCATTTATTGTAACTCTCATAATGACGTAG
- a CDS encoding basic amino acid ABC transporter substrate-binding protein, producing the protein MTASFAFAQKSIVIAHDATWPPMEFVDQNKNIVGYSVDYCDAIAKEMGLTVEHRSVAWDGIFAGLVGRKYDMISSSVSITPERQKKFDFSDPYFEVTQAVILPADASGDSLADLKGKTLGGQLGTTGVFMAKRAEDVNTKEYDEIGFAIEALYTGRIDGVICDDAIAADYVLRNPKYAKKFKLAFIVKSDKPEYYGFVVKKGNKELLETLNKGIAAVKAKGIEADLRKKWIGQ; encoded by the coding sequence ATGACTGCTTCCTTCGCATTCGCACAAAAATCAATTGTGATTGCGCACGACGCAACTTGGCCGCCAATGGAATTTGTTGATCAAAACAAAAACATTGTTGGTTATTCTGTTGATTATTGTGATGCTATTGCCAAAGAAATGGGTCTTACCGTTGAACACAGAAGTGTTGCATGGGATGGCATTTTTGCAGGCTTAGTTGGCAGAAAATACGACATGATTTCTTCATCCGTATCCATTACTCCTGAACGTCAGAAAAAATTTGACTTCTCTGATCCTTACTTTGAAGTAACTCAGGCAGTAATTCTTCCAGCCGACGCATCCGGTGATTCTCTTGCAGATCTTAAAGGCAAAACTCTCGGTGGCCAGCTTGGCACAACCGGCGTTTTCATGGCTAAACGCGCTGAAGACGTTAATACAAAAGAATACGATGAAATCGGCTTTGCTATCGAAGCACTTTACACAGGTCGCATCGACGGCGTAATTTGCGATGATGCTATTGCAGCGGATTACGTACTCCGTAACCCTAAGTATGCTAAAAAATTCAAGCTCGCATTCATCGTTAAATCTGATAAGCCTGAGTACTACGGCTTCGTAGTTAAAAAAGGCAACAAAGAACTTCTCGAAACCCTCAACAAGGGTATCGCAGCAGTAAAAGCAAAAGGCATTGAAGCCGACCTCCGCAAAAAATGGATCGGACAATAA
- a CDS encoding amino acid ABC transporter permease: MSVEKKEVRIAVTDGMLIPSGKDKSVVTAWTISLIFAISSIIYLCVTKPDPYLDILKFLPDGILVTFEVTVSAILLTIPIGLATGMGRLSENKIINLIASTYVEIIRGIPLLVQLFFIYYAIGEFIQLPDLAAAVIAMSVCYGAYMGEVFRAGIDAIDTGQTEAARSLGLNKTETMFMVILPQSWRTILPPVGNEFIALLKDSSLISILAVSELLRRGREYASVTFNYFECYLMVALIYLVITLLLSKAVSIMENKLNYYDD; encoded by the coding sequence ATGAGCGTAGAAAAAAAAGAAGTTCGCATTGCCGTCACGGACGGTATGCTTATCCCGTCCGGCAAAGACAAAAGTGTAGTAACAGCATGGACCATCTCGCTAATTTTTGCGATCAGTTCCATCATTTACCTTTGTGTAACTAAGCCGGACCCGTACCTAGATATTCTCAAATTCTTACCAGATGGGATTCTAGTTACATTTGAAGTGACAGTCAGCGCGATTCTGCTCACAATTCCTATCGGTCTTGCAACCGGCATGGGACGACTGTCCGAAAATAAAATTATCAACCTTATTGCCTCAACCTATGTAGAAATTATTCGCGGTATTCCACTTCTGGTTCAGCTGTTTTTCATCTACTATGCAATTGGTGAATTCATTCAGCTCCCAGACCTTGCCGCAGCTGTCATCGCCATGTCCGTTTGCTACGGAGCATACATGGGTGAAGTATTCCGCGCAGGTATTGATGCAATTGATACAGGACAAACTGAAGCAGCCCGCTCTCTTGGTTTGAACAAAACCGAAACCATGTTTATGGTAATTCTTCCTCAGTCCTGGAGAACTATTCTTCCACCTGTTGGTAACGAATTCATTGCGCTGCTCAAAGATTCTTCTCTTATCTCCATCCTCGCAGTTTCCGAATTACTGCGCCGAGGCAGAGAATACGCGTCCGTTACATTTAACTATTTTGAATGTTACCTTATGGTAGCGCTCATCTACCTTGTGATTACTCTGCTTCTTTCAAAAGCGGTAAGTATCATGGAAAACAAACTGAATTACTATGACGACTAA